One Porphyromonas pogonae genomic region harbors:
- a CDS encoding OPT family oligopeptide transporter, with translation MEEEKIINKLPENAYRELKPGEEYSPIMPPGKNPLEVTPYSVSMGIVMAIIFSAAAAYLGLKVGQVFEAAIPIAIIAVGVGSLSGKKNALGQNVIIQSIGASSGVVVAGAIFTLPALYILGLEAQFYQIFLSSLIGGFLGILLLIPFRKYFVKDMHGKYPFPEATATTEVLISGESSGNQTKLLAISGLIGGLYDFIVGTFGWWREEVSTRFMGWGHTIADQYKVVVKLNTSAAVLGLGYIIGLQYAALICAGSFVVWFVLIPLISYFAPGMATPVGEGVTSLIGNMSPEEIFSNYARPIGIGGIAMAGIIGIIRSSNIIGRALKLAVSELGGKKPEAVDVERTQHDITMRTIMSTVLACLIAALFFFQFGVLHNWGFAIVSTLIVFVISFLFTTVAANAIAIVGTNPVSGMTLMTLILTSLILVSVGLSGQSGMMAAMLIGGVVCTALSMAGGFITDLKIGYWLGTTPKKQEKWKFLGTLVSAATVAGVMIILNKTYGFVGENALVAPQANAMAAVIKPLMEGGSTPWMLYFVGAVFALILTLINVPALAFALGMFIPLQLNLPLLVGGIISHIVSTRSKDISLNKARKDRGTLIASGFIAGGALMGVVSAILKYLEVDKHVFATIWNKTSGAELVTVLAYIAIIIYFVWDSIKAKKDIE, from the coding sequence ATGGAAGAAGAAAAGATTATCAATAAGCTGCCCGAAAACGCTTATCGGGAGCTTAAACCGGGCGAAGAATACAGCCCGATTATGCCTCCCGGAAAAAATCCGTTAGAGGTCACTCCCTATTCTGTTTCGATGGGGATAGTCATGGCTATCATTTTTTCAGCCGCAGCAGCCTATCTAGGACTCAAAGTAGGTCAGGTATTCGAAGCCGCCATACCCATAGCTATTATTGCCGTGGGTGTAGGAAGTCTTTCAGGAAAGAAAAATGCACTGGGACAAAACGTGATCATCCAATCTATCGGGGCGAGTTCTGGAGTTGTTGTTGCAGGAGCCATATTCACCTTGCCTGCTCTGTATATATTGGGGTTGGAAGCTCAATTTTACCAAATCTTTCTATCATCGCTTATCGGAGGATTTCTCGGCATTTTACTTTTGATTCCTTTCAGAAAATATTTTGTCAAAGATATGCATGGCAAATATCCTTTTCCAGAAGCTACTGCCACAACGGAAGTATTAATTTCAGGGGAAAGCTCCGGCAACCAAACGAAATTGCTTGCCATAAGTGGTCTTATCGGAGGTTTGTATGATTTCATAGTAGGGACTTTCGGTTGGTGGCGCGAAGAGGTATCCACCCGTTTTATGGGTTGGGGACACACTATTGCGGATCAATATAAAGTAGTAGTCAAGCTCAATACCAGTGCTGCCGTTTTAGGATTGGGTTACATCATAGGTTTGCAATATGCCGCTCTCATTTGTGCCGGTTCTTTTGTCGTATGGTTTGTGTTGATCCCTTTGATCAGCTACTTTGCTCCGGGCATGGCTACCCCCGTAGGCGAGGGTGTTACGTCTCTTATCGGTAATATGAGTCCCGAAGAGATTTTCAGTAATTACGCACGCCCTATCGGTATCGGTGGTATCGCTATGGCTGGTATCATAGGTATCATAAGATCCTCCAATATTATTGGCAGAGCTCTCAAATTAGCTGTCAGTGAGCTTGGAGGTAAAAAACCGGAAGCTGTAGACGTTGAACGTACTCAACACGACATCACGATGCGTACCATTATGAGTACAGTGCTTGCATGCCTCATTGCAGCTTTGTTCTTCTTCCAATTTGGAGTTTTGCACAACTGGGGATTCGCTATCGTAAGTACTCTCATCGTATTTGTGATCTCCTTCCTCTTCACTACAGTAGCAGCAAATGCCATAGCTATAGTGGGAACAAACCCTGTTTCGGGGATGACTTTGATGACACTCATTCTTACGTCTCTTATCTTGGTAAGTGTAGGGCTGTCAGGGCAAAGCGGCATGATGGCTGCAATGCTCATAGGTGGAGTAGTCTGTACGGCACTATCCATGGCAGGCGGGTTCATTACCGACCTAAAGATTGGTTACTGGTTGGGAACTACTCCTAAGAAACAGGAGAAATGGAAATTCCTCGGAACATTGGTATCAGCAGCTACAGTGGCAGGAGTAATGATCATATTGAACAAGACATACGGCTTTGTAGGAGAAAATGCATTGGTGGCGCCGCAAGCCAATGCTATGGCTGCTGTGATAAAGCCACTTATGGAAGGAGGAAGCACTCCTTGGATGCTTTATTTCGTAGGAGCAGTATTTGCATTGATACTTACGCTGATCAATGTACCTGCATTAGCTTTTGCATTAGGGATGTTTATACCGTTACAACTCAACCTACCTCTTCTCGTTGGGGGTATTATCAGCCACATAGTATCTACACGCAGCAAAGATATTTCACTCAATAAAGCACGCAAAGACAGAGGTACCCTCATAGCATCAGGCTTCATAGCAGGAGGCGCACTCATGGGGGTTGTGAGTGCTATACTCAAATATTTGGAAGTAGACAAGCATGTATTTGCCACGATTTGGAACAAAACGAGTGGAGCCGAGTTGGTTACTGTATTGGCTTATATAGCCATCATTATTTATTTTGTATGGGATTCCATCAAAGCAAAAAAGGATATAGAATAA
- a CDS encoding BlaI/MecI/CopY family transcriptional regulator produces MDRIERLTPQEESIMRAFWSGHVRIIRDIIQMLPSPKPPYTTVASIVKNLEAKGYVRGVHKGRCYEYSVLITEKDYSESTVGRVVQQFFTGSYKELVQHFVAKSKISAEELREVIDLIEKGESR; encoded by the coding sequence ATGGATAGAATTGAAAGATTAACCCCACAGGAAGAGAGTATAATGAGGGCTTTTTGGTCTGGTCATGTAAGAATAATCAGGGATATCATCCAAATGTTGCCGTCTCCTAAGCCTCCCTATACTACAGTAGCTTCTATAGTGAAGAACCTCGAAGCGAAAGGATATGTAAGAGGTGTACACAAAGGTAGGTGTTATGAGTATAGTGTTTTGATAACAGAAAAAGATTATTCTGAGAGTACTGTAGGCAGAGTGGTGCAGCAGTTTTTTACCGGAAGTTACAAAGAGCTTGTGCAGCACTTTGTTGCAAAGAGTAAAATATCGGCAGAGGAACTCCGTGAAGTTATAGATCTAATAGAAAAAGGAGAGAGTCGATAG
- a CDS encoding TIGR02757 family protein, producing the protein MILPNLQDNPNELKSLLDYHTEVSNNIRFIEKDPISIPHLFTSKQDIEISGLFAAILAWGQRSTIIAKCNELMQRMDNSPYNFIKHHSEADLKNLLGFKHRTFNDTDLLYFINFLKTHYSKYNSLENAFLLESNCFTMENALNKFSNYFTTSSYFPTRTRKHIASPERKSACKRLNMYLRWMVRKDHKGVDFGVWSRIPGKALICPIDVHVERTARALGLIRRTAIDWQTAIELTNNLRIFDPNDPVKYDFALFSISNHGLL; encoded by the coding sequence ATGATTTTACCTAATTTACAAGATAACCCAAACGAACTCAAGAGTCTCTTAGATTATCATACAGAAGTAAGTAATAATATCAGATTTATAGAGAAGGATCCGATTTCCATACCACATCTATTCACATCTAAGCAAGACATAGAGATCAGTGGGCTTTTTGCCGCAATTTTGGCTTGGGGACAAAGAAGTACCATCATTGCGAAATGCAATGAACTAATGCAACGCATGGATAATAGTCCATATAATTTTATCAAACATCATAGTGAAGCAGACCTCAAAAATCTTTTAGGCTTCAAGCATCGTACATTCAATGATACTGACCTACTCTACTTCATTAATTTTCTAAAGACTCACTATAGCAAATACAACAGTCTGGAAAATGCTTTCCTTCTCGAATCCAATTGCTTCACAATGGAAAATGCATTAAATAAATTTTCGAATTATTTTACAACGTCATCTTACTTTCCAACTCGTACACGTAAACACATCGCCAGCCCGGAAAGAAAATCAGCATGCAAACGACTCAATATGTATTTGCGATGGATGGTAAGAAAAGATCATAAAGGAGTAGACTTTGGTGTATGGTCACGTATTCCCGGTAAAGCTCTTATTTGTCCCATTGATGTACATGTAGAGCGTACGGCTCGCGCACTGGGATTAATCCGGCGTACGGCTATTGATTGGCAAACAGCCATCGAACTTACAAACAACCTCAGGATATTTGATCCCAATGATCCGGTCAAATATGACTTTGCCCTCTTCTCTATTTCTAACCATGGGTTACTATAA